One window of the Runella slithyformis DSM 19594 genome contains the following:
- a CDS encoding sugar phosphate isomerase/epimerase family protein — MKRRQFLQSTAMGFGALSLPEFPKGAASNRMGIVVHSYASRWNSKVESAKYPGFQNAVDLLEHCHQIGAGGMQVVVKDWSVDFAKKVRDRREKLGLYVEGSIGVPKKAEDVPAFENEVKNAREAGAQILRTVCSGGRRYEIFHSEQAFLDFKKSALVSLQLAEPILRKYKVKLAVENHKDWQANDLVAALKQLNSEWIGATLDFGNNIALMEDSAHVVQALAPYMFSTHIKDMAVEEYPDGFLLSEVPLGKGILDLPKLVGICQKHNPDITFSLEMITRDPLEIPCLKPDYWATFEDVSGREFAQALQMIRKNKSASPLPRVAQLRPEERLAIEESNIIESLKYSKEKLGLH; from the coding sequence ATGAAACGACGTCAATTTTTACAGAGTACGGCCATGGGATTCGGAGCCTTATCGCTGCCTGAATTTCCGAAGGGGGCTGCTTCAAACCGCATGGGGATCGTGGTACATTCGTACGCGAGCCGGTGGAACTCAAAGGTGGAAAGTGCTAAATACCCCGGGTTTCAAAACGCCGTTGACCTGCTCGAGCACTGTCACCAAATAGGCGCGGGAGGGATGCAGGTAGTTGTGAAAGATTGGAGCGTTGATTTCGCCAAAAAAGTGCGCGACCGCAGAGAAAAGTTAGGACTGTACGTAGAAGGGTCTATTGGCGTTCCTAAAAAAGCGGAAGATGTGCCGGCCTTTGAAAATGAAGTAAAAAATGCCCGCGAGGCGGGGGCACAAATCCTCAGAACGGTCTGCTCGGGCGGGCGGCGGTATGAAATTTTTCATTCGGAACAGGCCTTTCTGGACTTTAAAAAAAGTGCGTTGGTCTCGTTGCAGCTGGCCGAACCTATACTTCGAAAATACAAGGTCAAATTAGCGGTTGAAAACCATAAAGATTGGCAGGCGAATGATCTGGTGGCGGCCCTTAAACAGCTCAACAGCGAATGGATCGGCGCTACCCTGGATTTCGGCAATAACATCGCCCTCATGGAAGATTCTGCCCACGTAGTGCAGGCCTTGGCACCCTATATGTTCAGCACACACATCAAAGACATGGCCGTAGAAGAATACCCGGACGGTTTTTTGTTGTCCGAAGTGCCGTTGGGAAAAGGAATATTGGATCTGCCCAAGCTTGTGGGGATTTGTCAAAAGCATAATCCTGACATCACGTTCAGTTTAGAAATGATCACCCGTGACCCGCTGGAAATCCCGTGTTTGAAACCCGATTACTGGGCTACCTTCGAGGACGTATCGGGCAGGGAGTTTGCCCAAGCCCTTCAGATGATCCGAAAAAACAAGTCGGCTTCGCCCTTGCCACGGGTAGCGCAGCTGCGGCCTGAAGAGCGGCTGGCGATCGAAGAAAGTAATATTATAGAATCGTTAAAATACAGCAAAGAAAAATTAGGTCTTCACTAA
- a CDS encoding ATP-binding protein, producing MEVLRNITPLLNEYLTIFPAVGIVGPRQVGKTTLAKSLAKNQAIHYLDLETAADRQKLTDPALYLEQHLDKLVIFDEIQQMPELFAELRGLIDQDRRAGRFLLLGSASPELVRRSADSLAGRIGYIELTPLLLGEIEENDLMKLWSRGGFPLAFLTPSDRSSMIWRKNFIRTYIEKDLAMLGLSAESRTIERFWRMLASSHANLWNAENIARSMGLTAPTVNRYLDFMEGAFLVRRLMPYSVNIQKRLVKSPKIYLRDSGILHAFKESDAMESLLGDPQVGASWEGFVIEQIINALPEGLQPYFYRTHQGTECDLVLEKNGRIKAAIEIKLSSAPTIEKGFRVALEDLNPEKAFVIGRVKESYPFQEKGWVVSLETFLQQFLPQIT from the coding sequence ATGGAAGTTTTACGAAATATTACGCCTCTTTTAAACGAATATTTAACCATTTTTCCCGCCGTTGGCATTGTCGGGCCGCGTCAGGTGGGCAAAACTACGCTTGCCAAAAGTCTGGCAAAGAACCAAGCTATCCATTATTTGGATCTGGAAACGGCCGCCGACCGCCAAAAACTGACCGACCCGGCGCTGTATCTGGAGCAGCATTTGGATAAATTGGTGATTTTTGACGAAATACAGCAAATGCCCGAGTTGTTTGCCGAACTGAGGGGCCTCATTGACCAAGACCGACGCGCGGGTCGATTTTTGTTGCTGGGTTCCGCCTCTCCGGAGTTGGTGCGTCGCAGTGCCGATTCGTTGGCGGGAAGAATCGGCTACATTGAGTTGACACCGCTGCTGCTGGGGGAAATTGAAGAAAACGACCTCATGAAGTTGTGGAGCCGGGGTGGATTTCCGTTGGCTTTTCTGACGCCCTCCGACCGAAGCAGTATGATTTGGCGAAAGAATTTTATCCGAACTTACATTGAAAAAGACTTGGCGATGTTGGGATTAAGTGCGGAAAGTCGGACGATTGAGCGTTTTTGGCGCATGTTGGCAAGTTCGCATGCCAACCTTTGGAACGCCGAAAACATTGCCCGCAGCATGGGACTGACGGCTCCGACGGTAAATCGTTACTTGGATTTTATGGAAGGTGCGTTTTTGGTGCGACGTTTGATGCCCTACTCGGTCAACATCCAAAAAAGGTTGGTCAAATCTCCTAAAATCTATTTGAGAGACAGTGGCATTTTACACGCTTTTAAAGAATCAGATGCTATGGAGAGTCTTTTAGGAGACCCTCAGGTGGGCGCTTCCTGGGAAGGATTTGTGATTGAACAGATCATTAATGCGCTTCCGGAAGGCCTGCAACCGTACTTTTACCGTACCCATCAGGGGACAGAGTGCGATTTGGTACTGGAAAAAAACGGACGCATTAAAGCCGCCATTGAAATAAAACTAAGCAGCGCCCCCACGATTGAAAAAGGGTTTCGAGTGGCCTTAGAGGATTTGAACCCCGAAAAGGCATTTGTGATCGGTCGCGTCAAAGAAAGCTACCCGTTTCAGGAAAAGGGTTGGGTGGTTTCATTGGAAACGTTTTTACAGCAGTTTTTGCCACAAATTACATGA
- the cas1b gene encoding type I-B CRISPR-associated endonuclease Cas1b, with translation MKKSYYLFNPGRLSRKDNTLCFTPVDEQGNEGQPRHIPVEGVDNLYCFGSLDANSAMYNFLGKNHVSVHFFDYYEHYTGSFMAKEYLLAGKMQVEQTRYYLSDKKRLPLARTLVEGAAFNMGKNLKYYQGRGKDVTESLARIENYTTLIATATKVDELMGIEGNIRQAYYAAFGPIINDFEMGNRSKQPPQNEVNALISFGNMMCYTVCLDQIYHTQLNPTISFLHEPGARRYSLALDLSEIFKPLLVDRTIFSVLNKKQLQANDFRQEMNRCVLKDSARKVFAQAFEDRLKETFKHRSLGRSVSYRHLVKLECYKLSKHLLGMEEYKPFKMLW, from the coding sequence ATGAAAAAAAGCTACTACCTCTTCAATCCGGGTCGACTCAGTCGCAAGGATAACACGCTCTGTTTTACGCCCGTCGATGAGCAGGGCAACGAAGGCCAACCGCGGCATATCCCCGTGGAGGGCGTTGACAATCTGTACTGTTTCGGCAGTCTGGATGCCAACTCGGCCATGTACAATTTTCTGGGCAAAAACCACGTGTCGGTTCATTTCTTTGATTATTACGAGCACTATACGGGGTCGTTCATGGCCAAAGAGTATTTGCTGGCCGGCAAGATGCAGGTGGAACAAACGCGGTATTACCTGTCGGACAAAAAACGGCTGCCACTGGCGCGGACGCTGGTGGAAGGGGCCGCCTTTAACATGGGCAAAAACCTGAAATATTATCAGGGACGCGGCAAAGACGTAACGGAATCGCTGGCACGGATCGAGAATTATACGACCCTGATTGCCACGGCCACTAAGGTAGATGAATTGATGGGCATTGAGGGCAACATTCGACAGGCGTATTATGCCGCATTCGGGCCCATTATCAATGATTTTGAGATGGGGAATCGCAGCAAACAGCCGCCGCAGAATGAAGTCAACGCGCTGATCTCGTTTGGCAATATGATGTGTTATACGGTGTGTCTGGACCAAATTTACCATACCCAACTCAACCCTACCATCAGTTTTCTGCACGAACCGGGCGCACGACGGTATTCGTTGGCGTTGGATTTGTCAGAGATCTTCAAGCCGCTGTTGGTGGATCGAACGATCTTCAGCGTACTGAACAAAAAGCAGCTGCAAGCCAACGACTTTCGGCAGGAAATGAACCGCTGCGTATTGAAAGACAGCGCCCGTAAGGTATTTGCGCAGGCGTTTGAAGACCGTCTGAAAGAAACCTTCAAGCATCGCAGTTTGGGCCGGAGCGTCAGTTATCGGCATTTGGTCAAGTTGGAATGCTACAAGCTCAGCAAGCATTTGCTGGGCATGGAAGAGTACAAACCGTTTAAGATGCTGTGGTAA
- the cas4 gene encoding CRISPR-associated protein Cas4, with product MNINATLVNYYFLCHRKLWLHAHTIRMEHTSEIVYEGKLIGEESYPQRAEKNQEVEISIPYPPLGADGALTAKIDFFDAKKGIVHETKKSNAKEKAHTAQVQFYLYLLRKNGIAVSYGLIEYPKLRLTERVTLDEEEEKQVEGWVNEIAELLAQAHCPARLPVSKCRSCSYFDFCWIDEP from the coding sequence ATGAACATCAACGCTACCCTCGTCAATTACTATTTTTTGTGTCACCGCAAACTTTGGCTGCACGCCCACACCATCCGGATGGAGCATACGTCGGAGATCGTGTACGAAGGCAAGCTCATCGGCGAGGAAAGTTATCCGCAACGCGCCGAAAAAAATCAGGAAGTGGAAATTTCCATCCCCTACCCTCCCCTCGGAGCAGACGGAGCACTGACGGCCAAAATCGACTTTTTCGACGCCAAAAAGGGCATCGTTCACGAAACCAAAAAGTCAAATGCCAAAGAAAAAGCCCACACGGCACAAGTGCAGTTTTACCTGTACCTGTTGCGTAAGAATGGCATAGCGGTCAGTTACGGGCTGATCGAATACCCCAAACTGCGCCTCACCGAGCGGGTGACGTTGGACGAAGAAGAAGAAAAACAGGTGGAAGGATGGGTAAACGAAATAGCGGAATTGCTGGCCCAAGCGCACTGTCCGGCGCGATTGCCCGTCAGCAAATGCCGTTCGTGCAGTTATTTTGATTTTTGTTGGATCGACGAACCATGA
- the cas2 gene encoding CRISPR-associated endonuclease Cas2 — protein MYVILVYDIGEKRVGKMLKHCRKYLNWIQNSVFEGEITEVKLKEMVSIARGIMNEEQDSLILFKSRDERWLDKQVIGVERMSTDTFL, from the coding sequence ATGTATGTAATATTGGTGTATGATATTGGTGAAAAGCGGGTGGGCAAGATGCTGAAGCATTGCCGCAAGTATTTGAATTGGATTCAAAACTCCGTGTTTGAAGGCGAGATCACGGAGGTGAAACTCAAAGAGATGGTGAGTATTGCCCGGGGCATCATGAATGAAGAACAGGACAGCCTGATATTGTTCAAGAGCCGCGATGAGCGTTGGCTGGACAAACAGGTGATTGGCGTAGAGCGCATGAGTACCGATACTTTTCTGTAA
- a CDS encoding XRE family transcriptional regulator: MYVSCNLIFLRNREKKSQNEIADAVGIGRGSYSQYERGRSMPPMDVLVRLADLFHLSLDTLVRKNLAVLRSSELEELFNASVQSAKGIHLRILPISVGIDNKDNVEVVPKKARAGYIGGGHGDVGFISELTRFRLPILPENRKYRMFQIEGDSMYPIPDGAYILGSYVQNWFSVKENKSYIFITAEDIVFKTVTAVPNVKAADPAFILSSLNSLYAPYRVKLEEVLEIWEFTLFMSTDVPEGESDVQFGEVLNEIRGLKREFLTLKLDITAGK, translated from the coding sequence ATGTACGTTTCCTGCAATTTGATTTTTCTTCGCAACAGGGAGAAAAAAAGCCAGAATGAGATCGCTGATGCTGTCGGAATCGGTCGCGGCAGTTATTCCCAATACGAGCGCGGTCGCTCCATGCCACCCATGGATGTCCTTGTCCGTCTGGCCGACCTGTTTCATCTCAGCCTTGATACATTGGTGCGAAAGAATTTAGCGGTCCTTCGTTCTTCGGAGTTAGAGGAGCTTTTTAATGCTTCCGTCCAATCGGCCAAAGGGATTCATCTGCGCATTCTTCCCATTTCGGTAGGCATTGATAATAAAGACAATGTGGAAGTGGTTCCGAAAAAAGCCCGCGCGGGTTATATCGGCGGAGGACACGGTGATGTCGGTTTTATTTCCGAACTGACCCGGTTTCGTCTGCCCATTCTTCCCGAGAACCGTAAGTATCGGATGTTTCAGATTGAAGGGGACTCTATGTATCCCATCCCCGACGGGGCATATATTTTAGGGTCGTATGTCCAGAATTGGTTCAGTGTAAAAGAGAATAAATCGTACATTTTCATTACCGCAGAAGACATTGTATTTAAAACGGTCACTGCTGTTCCCAACGTAAAAGCGGCAGACCCTGCTTTTATCCTGAGCTCACTCAACAGTCTGTACGCACCTTACCGCGTAAAATTGGAGGAAGTACTGGAGATTTGGGAATTTACCTTATTTATGAGTACCGATGTACCCGAAGGCGAATCAGACGTACAGTTCGGGGAAGTGTTGAACGAAATAAGAGGTTTGAAAAGAGAGTTTTTGACGCTTAAACTAGACATCACCGCCGGAAAATGA
- a CDS encoding helix-turn-helix domain-containing protein: MKAKYKPSDYEILRRRCVELKEAGWKQKDITSALGLTEGWVSQTLKKYRELGAEGLLARKPPGSLPKLTSEQLSQLVEELKQGAVSHGFPGHIWTRSRVNELIGRLFGVSYDLTQVGRILKKLGWSLQKPAKKARQQSKQKVQQWREETVPELKKSRG, from the coding sequence ATGAAAGCAAAATACAAACCATCAGATTACGAAATACTACGTCGCCGCTGCGTGGAGTTGAAAGAAGCGGGTTGGAAGCAGAAGGACATCACCTCGGCTCTTGGACTGACCGAGGGCTGGGTAAGCCAGACGCTGAAAAAGTATCGGGAGTTGGGGGCGGAAGGCTTGCTGGCCCGAAAGCCGCCAGGTTCGTTGCCTAAACTGACGTCAGAACAGCTTTCGCAGCTTGTCGAAGAGCTTAAACAAGGTGCTGTCAGCCACGGTTTTCCCGGCCACATCTGGACACGCTCTCGTGTCAACGAGTTGATTGGCAGGCTATTCGGTGTCAGCTACGACCTAACGCAGGTGGGGCGTATCCTAAAAAAACTGGGATGGAGCTTGCAGAAGCCCGCCAAAAAGGCTCGCCAGCAGAGCAAGCAGAAAGTCCAGCAGTGGCGGGAAGAGACGGTACCGGAATTAAAAAAAAGCCGAGGATGA
- a CDS encoding IS630 family transposase, whose translation MLPLVCRTWAPKGKTPIIEEKAGKEHLSLIAAMAPNGRLYVGGQDKAYNSEGVVDFLEYLCRRYRSKDLIVIWDGATIHRSQAIKDFLARKKGRVHLVALPGYSPELNPVELLWSQLKRELKNRVFLDLTDLAEVLKEKIEEVRKDTELLVSFFKKKEVAFFTG comes from the coding sequence CTGCTCCCCCTCGTTTGCCGTACGTGGGCACCCAAGGGTAAAACGCCCATTATCGAGGAGAAGGCGGGCAAAGAACACCTCAGTCTGATCGCCGCGATGGCCCCTAATGGGAGGCTGTACGTCGGCGGACAAGACAAGGCATACAATAGTGAGGGGGTGGTTGACTTTCTGGAGTACCTATGCCGCAGGTACCGCAGCAAGGACTTGATCGTGATCTGGGATGGCGCGACCATCCACCGTAGCCAAGCCATAAAGGACTTTTTGGCGCGCAAGAAAGGGCGCGTGCACCTTGTGGCCCTGCCTGGTTATAGCCCGGAACTGAACCCGGTCGAGTTGCTGTGGAGTCAGTTAAAAAGAGAGCTCAAAAACCGGGTATTCCTCGACCTGACAGATTTGGCCGAAGTGTTGAAAGAAAAAATTGAGGAGGTCAGAAAAGACACGGAATTGCTGGTTTCATTCTTTAAAAAGAAGGAAGTAGCTTTCTTTACAGGATAA
- a CDS encoding C1 family peptidase, producing MSQRIGGYRIGKIPDDVTHKKAKKSPELPPKVDLRKFMTSVEMQVGNSCVANSFAGAYEYLAKRTLGEAADVSRLFIYYNARYYAGEQENDNGSMMYNAIEGLKEYGACSEEFWPNDKDRITEEPDEDSYHHGSNFRIVEAEFIKTELNLWRQTLAEGHPIAFALNTFESFDSANRNKGRVIMPKPADNVRKTHGWHAMLCVGYSDPDKMFIVRNSWGEKWGDSGYCYIPYDYVMHKEYNGHDSWIVKSVENLDFSEGIADDSEESSFYDEDRTYLSDFSIQVEDPEDFAAQLEALCQEYVTEENEYYFDYETIEKDGADYLAITDFEILTDVYEDFLDDLQSLCEENAIDGDYDYTLVGAEDEEE from the coding sequence ATGTCTCAACGTATTGGCGGCTACCGTATCGGTAAAATACCGGACGATGTAACCCACAAAAAAGCAAAAAAAAGCCCGGAACTTCCGCCAAAGGTGGACCTGAGGAAATTCATGACCTCCGTCGAAATGCAGGTCGGCAACAGCTGCGTAGCCAATTCCTTTGCCGGTGCCTATGAATACCTAGCCAAGCGTACCCTAGGTGAAGCCGCAGACGTAAGCCGATTATTCATTTATTACAACGCACGGTATTATGCAGGCGAGCAGGAGAATGACAACGGTTCCATGATGTATAACGCCATCGAAGGTCTCAAAGAATACGGAGCCTGCTCGGAAGAATTCTGGCCCAATGACAAGGATAGAATTACGGAAGAGCCGGACGAAGATTCGTACCATCACGGGTCTAATTTTCGCATTGTGGAGGCAGAGTTTATCAAAACTGAACTGAATCTTTGGCGGCAGACATTGGCCGAGGGGCATCCGATCGCCTTTGCACTCAATACCTTTGAATCGTTTGACAGTGCCAATCGAAATAAAGGTCGGGTCATTATGCCGAAGCCTGCCGATAATGTACGTAAAACCCATGGTTGGCATGCCATGCTTTGTGTCGGCTATTCTGACCCTGACAAAATGTTCATTGTCCGAAATTCGTGGGGGGAAAAATGGGGCGACAGCGGGTACTGTTATATTCCGTACGATTATGTGATGCACAAAGAGTACAACGGGCATGATTCATGGATTGTGAAATCGGTCGAAAATCTGGATTTCAGTGAGGGGATAGCTGACGATAGCGAAGAGTCGAGTTTCTACGACGAAGACCGTACTTACCTGTCTGATTTCTCTATTCAGGTCGAGGACCCGGAAGATTTTGCCGCTCAGTTGGAGGCGCTGTGTCAGGAATACGTAACCGAAGAAAATGAATATTACTTCGACTACGAAACTATCGAAAAGGACGGTGCGGATTACCTGGCAATTACCGATTTTGAGATTCTTACGGATGTCTATGAAGACTTTCTTGACGACTTACAATCCCTTTGCGAGGAAAATGCCATCGACGGCGACTATGACTATACCCTTGTAGGCGCGGAGGACGAGGAAGAGTAG
- a CDS encoding alpha-hydroxy-acid oxidizing protein: protein MTISLMNAFERQKKIYLEGASGTVSPIPVDARLLEIKAQKAMSPQAAAYIAGGAGHGDTMLENRRAFERWRILPRMLRDVSTRDVSITLFGKQYPYPLLLAPIGVLEMVHREADLAVAKAAAAIGIPYIFSNQASVSMEECAAVMGEQPRWFQLYWSKSDELVASFVQRAEQSGCEAIVVTLDTTLLGWRTQDLELAYLPFLRGLGIAQYTSDPVFRRLLNEPDPTPAPTPKFTYDALRTLWSAVRQYPGSFLENAKSGYPRKAVKKFIDIYTRPSLTWENLAYLRQRTRLPILLKGILHPDDALRALDHGIDGLVISNHGGRQVDGAVGTLDMLPRISEVIQGRIPLLLDSGVRGGADIFKALALGASAVCLGRPYVYGLTLGGSEGIQQVLANYLADFDLTMALAGCRSINEIGPESVLKT, encoded by the coding sequence TTGACTATTTCCCTTATGAATGCCTTTGAACGTCAGAAAAAAATCTACCTTGAAGGGGCTTCAGGTACGGTGTCGCCCATTCCGGTTGATGCCCGCCTGTTGGAAATAAAAGCGCAGAAAGCTATGTCCCCCCAAGCGGCGGCCTACATTGCCGGTGGAGCGGGGCACGGAGATACCATGCTGGAAAACCGTCGGGCGTTTGAGCGGTGGCGTATTCTCCCCCGTATGTTGCGCGATGTGTCGACGCGGGATGTAAGTATTACGTTATTCGGCAAACAGTACCCTTATCCTTTATTGTTAGCCCCCATCGGGGTGCTCGAAATGGTTCACCGAGAGGCCGACCTGGCCGTGGCCAAAGCAGCGGCGGCAATAGGTATTCCCTACATTTTTTCCAATCAGGCCTCGGTTTCGATGGAAGAGTGCGCTGCGGTGATGGGAGAGCAGCCGCGCTGGTTTCAGTTGTATTGGAGCAAGTCTGACGAACTGGTGGCGAGTTTTGTTCAACGTGCCGAGCAATCGGGCTGTGAGGCCATTGTGGTGACACTGGATACAACGCTGTTGGGATGGCGTACCCAAGACCTGGAATTGGCCTACCTGCCTTTTTTACGCGGATTGGGCATTGCACAATACACCTCCGACCCTGTTTTTCGACGATTATTGAACGAGCCTGATCCAACCCCTGCGCCAACGCCTAAGTTTACCTACGATGCCCTCCGTACGCTATGGAGCGCTGTTCGTCAGTACCCGGGCTCTTTTTTGGAAAATGCCAAATCCGGCTATCCGCGCAAGGCCGTCAAAAAATTTATTGATATCTACACCCGCCCTTCTCTGACCTGGGAAAACCTGGCCTACCTGCGTCAACGGACCCGATTGCCCATTTTGCTCAAAGGCATCCTGCATCCCGACGATGCCCTCCGGGCGCTGGATCACGGCATCGACGGCTTGGTGATTTCCAACCACGGTGGGCGTCAGGTCGACGGGGCTGTGGGTACCTTGGATATGCTGCCCCGTATTTCCGAAGTCATTCAGGGCCGTATACCGTTACTGCTCGACAGCGGCGTACGCGGTGGGGCCGATATTTTTAAGGCACTGGCCCTGGGGGCTTCTGCCGTTTGTTTAGGACGTCCCTATGTATATGGACTCACTCTTGGCGGTAGCGAAGGTATACAGCAGGTATTGGCCAACTATCTTGCCGATTTTGACCTTACGATGGCACTCGCCGGTTGCCGTTCCATCAACGAAATAGGGCCTGAAAGTGTGCTGAAAACCTAG
- a CDS encoding Mpo1 family 2-hydroxy fatty acid dioxygenase, with translation MRSIDAWLDEYGESHRNPTNKLVHWICVPSIFFSIVGMLYSVKLPFLIADDLPLNLGMVILAMVTVYYIRLSLTLSVGLIIFSGGCLFLAQQIEDQGWTLWQVCIGIFVMAWIGQFWGHKVEGKKPSFFKDLQFLMIGPAWLMHFIYKKAGIPY, from the coding sequence ATGAGAAGCATTGATGCCTGGCTGGATGAATACGGCGAAAGTCACCGAAATCCCACGAACAAACTGGTACATTGGATCTGTGTACCGTCTATCTTCTTCAGTATAGTAGGAATGCTTTACAGTGTAAAATTACCCTTTTTGATAGCGGATGATCTCCCGCTGAACCTGGGAATGGTGATTTTGGCGATGGTTACGGTATACTATATACGCTTGTCGCTGACGCTGTCGGTGGGCTTGATCATTTTTTCGGGAGGATGCCTTTTCTTAGCCCAACAGATCGAAGATCAGGGATGGACACTGTGGCAGGTATGTATAGGTATTTTTGTAATGGCCTGGATAGGGCAGTTTTGGGGGCATAAGGTGGAAGGAAAGAAACCGTCATTTTTTAAAGATCTGCAATTCCTGATGATCGGCCCCGCGTGGCTGATGCATTTTATTTATAAAAAAGCGGGGATTCCCTATTAA
- a CDS encoding YopX family protein — translation MERLLNTGNTFRVWDGKKIHYSSVKPSLEGLPVQLLLNDESSFVLPDSPEFRNNQPVKRFTELKFIGISDRNGEDLYESDIVYYLGEKFVLLWNEPARTYHMYAVNENKLKSEGPVRCSFEEDLVRIGNLFENPDMLTPFRVRFLYTYNRKDKTEQQVA, via the coding sequence ATGGAACGGCTGCTTAACACTGGAAATACTTTTAGGGTATGGGATGGAAAAAAAATTCATTACTCATCGGTAAAGCCTTCATTGGAGGGGCTGCCGGTGCAATTGTTACTGAATGACGAGTCTTCCTTTGTTTTGCCGGACAGCCCGGAATTTCGAAATAACCAACCGGTGAAGCGGTTTACAGAACTGAAGTTTATCGGAATAAGTGACCGAAACGGGGAAGATCTGTACGAGTCTGACATTGTTTACTACCTGGGGGAAAAATTTGTGCTGCTTTGGAATGAGCCTGCACGTACTTACCATATGTACGCCGTCAATGAAAATAAACTTAAATCTGAAGGACCGGTCAGGTGTTCCTTTGAAGAGGACCTTGTAAGAATCGGCAACCTCTTTGAAAACCCGGATATGTTAACTCCCTTCAGAGTTCGTTTTTTGTATACATACAACCGTAAGGACAAAACAGAACAGCAGGTTGCATAA
- a CDS encoding SDR family NAD(P)-dependent oxidoreductase, with translation MDRETFPGIKQFDLTGKAAIITGGSKGLGLAMAAGLASAGANLLIVNRNAAEGVQAARTLSEEFGIKAFSFSADTTDVAQTEAMAKAAMDAFGRIDILINSAGINIRGAIDEVTPEDFKKVMDVNVNGTWLSARAVTPYMKQQQRGSIINMASTLGLVGLANRTPYTSSKGAVVQMTRALALELAPFHINVNAICPGPFLTEMNLPIADTEESKKFIVGATALGRWGLLREIQGAAIFLASDAASYMVGSILTVDGGWTAK, from the coding sequence ATGGATAGAGAAACATTCCCCGGAATTAAACAATTTGATTTGACCGGAAAAGCCGCCATCATTACGGGCGGTTCAAAAGGGCTCGGACTGGCCATGGCCGCCGGATTGGCTTCGGCCGGGGCCAACCTGCTGATCGTTAACCGAAATGCAGCGGAAGGCGTACAGGCCGCGCGTACGCTCAGTGAAGAGTTTGGCATAAAGGCATTCTCCTTCAGCGCCGATACCACTGACGTAGCGCAAACCGAAGCCATGGCCAAAGCCGCTATGGATGCTTTCGGACGCATTGATATTCTGATCAACAGCGCCGGTATCAACATCCGGGGGGCCATCGACGAAGTAACACCCGAAGATTTTAAAAAAGTAATGGATGTCAACGTCAACGGTACCTGGTTGAGCGCACGAGCCGTAACGCCCTACATGAAGCAGCAACAGCGCGGCAGCATTATCAACATGGCCAGTACGTTGGGGTTGGTAGGGCTGGCCAATCGCACGCCCTATACGTCCAGCAAAGGAGCCGTGGTCCAGATGACCCGGGCGCTTGCTCTGGAGTTGGCCCCTTTCCACATCAACGTCAATGCCATCTGCCCCGGGCCTTTTTTGACCGAAATGAACCTGCCCATTGCCGATACCGAAGAGTCCAAAAAATTTATCGTGGGGGCCACGGCGTTGGGCCGTTGGGGCCTGCTGCGGGAGATTCAGGGCGCCGCGATCTTTTTGGCAAGCGACGCCGCCTCGTATATGGTGGGCTCTATCCTGACCGTAGACGGCGGCTGGACGGCGAAATAA